One Owenweeksia hongkongensis DSM 17368 genomic region harbors:
- the serS gene encoding serine--tRNA ligase codes for MLELSYLRNNTDAAIKGLAKRKIDAAQTIADILKLDEQRRENQVQLDSVLADSNAISKEIGSLFKAGKAAEANEMKAKTAELKDKSKELGQEQEQLKHSLEQLLVSLPNVPHESVVEGSHADDNVEVGSVGEIPTLHEGAVPHWELTEKYKLISFDLGVKITGAGFPVYMGKGARLQRALINFFLEENQKAGYEEYIPPHFINAASGFGTGQLPDKEGQMYHMTEDDLYAIPTAEVPITNLFRDEILDLEKLPIKCTAYTPCFRREAGSYGKDVRGLNRLHQFDKVEVVNVVHPDESYKVLDEMVEHVGGLLQKLGLPYRILRLCGGDMGFTSALTYDFEVWSAAQERWLEVSSVSNFETFQTNRMKVRYRGEDKKTHLCHTLNGSALALPRVLAALLENNQTEDGIKIPEVLIPYTSFEWIK; via the coding sequence ATGCTTGAGCTTTCTTACCTCCGCAATAATACAGATGCGGCTATCAAAGGGTTGGCCAAACGAAAAATAGATGCTGCCCAAACTATTGCTGATATTTTAAAACTAGATGAACAACGCAGGGAAAACCAGGTGCAACTGGATTCGGTGTTGGCAGATAGTAATGCAATCAGCAAAGAGATTGGTTCTCTTTTTAAAGCAGGGAAAGCAGCCGAGGCCAATGAGATGAAGGCTAAAACAGCCGAACTTAAAGACAAGAGTAAAGAGCTTGGGCAAGAGCAGGAGCAGTTGAAGCATTCGCTTGAGCAACTTTTGGTGAGTTTGCCAAACGTGCCGCACGAGTCTGTGGTAGAAGGTTCTCACGCTGATGATAATGTGGAAGTAGGAAGTGTAGGCGAAATACCAACTTTGCATGAAGGTGCAGTTCCTCATTGGGAGCTTACCGAAAAGTATAAGCTTATCAGCTTTGATCTAGGTGTTAAAATCACCGGAGCAGGATTTCCTGTATATATGGGTAAAGGTGCTCGCTTGCAACGTGCCTTGATCAATTTCTTTTTGGAAGAAAACCAAAAGGCAGGCTATGAAGAATATATTCCTCCACATTTTATAAACGCTGCAAGTGGTTTTGGTACTGGCCAACTTCCCGATAAGGAAGGACAGATGTATCACATGACAGAGGATGACCTTTACGCCATCCCAACGGCTGAAGTTCCAATCACCAACTTGTTTCGTGATGAAATTCTAGATCTTGAAAAACTGCCAATAAAATGTACTGCCTACACACCTTGCTTCCGTAGAGAAGCAGGTAGTTATGGTAAAGATGTTCGTGGCTTGAACCGTTTACACCAGTTTGATAAAGTAGAGGTGGTGAATGTGGTTCACCCTGATGAGTCTTACAAAGTGCTTGACGAAATGGTAGAGCATGTTGGTGGACTTTTGCAAAAGCTGGGTTTGCCCTATCGTATCCTTCGCCTTTGTGGTGGAGATATGGGCTTTACTTCTGCACTTACTTATGATTTTGAAGTATGGAGTGCTGCCCAAGAACGATGGTTGGAAGTTAGTTCTGTTTCAAATTTTGAAACCTTCCAGACTAACCGAATGAAGGTGCGCTATAGAGGCGAAGATAAGAAGACGCACTTATGTCACACTTTAAACGGAAGTGCATTGGCATTGCCACGTGTGTTGGCTGCATTGTTAGAAAATAACCAAACCGAAGACGGAATAAAAATTCCAGAAGTATTAATTCCTTATACATCATTTGAATGGATAAAGTAA
- the rpmA gene encoding 50S ribosomal protein L27 produces the protein MAHKKGVGSSKNGRESESKRLGVKIFGGQEAIAGNIIVRQRGTKHNPGQNVGIGKDHTLFALVDGTVVFRKKKDNKSYVSVDPAN, from the coding sequence ATGGCTCACAAGAAAGGAGTAGGTAGTTCGAAGAACGGTAGAGAATCAGAAAGTAAACGCCTAGGCGTGAAAATTTTTGGTGGCCAAGAGGCTATTGCCGGAAACATCATCGTACGCCAACGTGGTACTAAGCACAATCCAGGCCAAAATGTAGGTATTGGTAAAGACCATACTTTGTTTGCATTGGTTGACGGTACCGTGGTTTTTCGTAAGAAAAAAGACAACAAATCGTACGTTTCTGTAGATCCAGCGAACTAA
- the rplU gene encoding 50S ribosomal protein L21: protein MYAIVEIAGHQYKVRQDQQIYVNRVEGNEGDALSFDKVLLTDNDGAIEVGAPVIEGIEVGAKIVSHLKADKVIVFKKKRRKGYRKKNGHRQAISLIEITSIGKGGAKKAAPKKKEEAPAAPKAEAKSNDDLSSHTVAELREMAKDKGVTGYSSMKKDELIAALS from the coding sequence ATGTACGCAATTGTAGAAATAGCAGGGCACCAGTACAAAGTACGTCAAGACCAGCAGATCTATGTGAACCGTGTTGAAGGTAATGAAGGTGATGCTTTATCATTTGATAAAGTTCTTCTTACTGATAACGATGGAGCAATAGAAGTTGGCGCCCCGGTTATAGAAGGTATTGAAGTAGGCGCTAAGATCGTGTCTCACCTTAAAGCTGATAAAGTAATCGTTTTCAAAAAGAAAAGAAGAAAAGGCTACCGTAAGAAAAACGGTCACAGACAAGCAATTTCTTTAATTGAAATTACTTCTATCGGTAAAGGCGGAGCTAAAAAAGCAGCCCCTAAAAAGAAAGAAGAAGCTCCTGCAGCACCAAAAGCTGAAGCTAAATCAAATGATGATTTGAGCTCGCACACTGTAGCTGAGCTAAGGGAGATGGCTAAGGACAAAGGTGTTACTGGTTACTCTTCTATGAAAAAGGATGAATTAATTGCAGCTTTAAGCTAA
- a CDS encoding tetratricopeptide repeat protein — translation MKGFLVTIFFVIQLLAVPTAYGQGVNIGGPAKAPQENTDFELAQEYYVNEEYEKVLNYLDKLPANFRINQVYELKLGCYLELLEYDKAEKLIKSEVKNSRNKKAEYQADLLMVYQKQQKQSKADKLVDEVLQEVEERPAMAYSYANAFQKKGYPQIALAVYEAGERQMPNANYDYQKALLYGELGDIKKMYSMYVEMVERTPNYLSTVKQLLGRALREETSIENSEYLKTVLIQKIQDGGAETMNELLIFVFIQEKNFSGAFLQLKALDRRTPTTKAGIYNLGNVALNNEEYSLAIRIFDYVIKAGDRYPFYEQALIGKLKAQSLKLEEDGVTEIAGWKELQKEYFKTIETLKGLPDVGPLTIDMAHLTAFKLNETDTAAGMLRKLISTGFISKEDVARAKIELGDILLYNGDRYEAILLYGQAEKAFEQSPIGQEAKFKRAKAAYYVGDFLWAQGIFDALKASTSKLIANDAMRYSLLINDNIALDTNMEAMEMYAKADLMNYQGKRDSALRLLDMMEIAFPGHGIQDEVLFLKAQILTDQKKYDEAASAYQQLIDLYTKDILADDAMYALADLYLEKLNKRTEAMDLYQKIFTDHPDSFFAPDARKKYREMRGDAVIN, via the coding sequence ATGAAAGGTTTTCTAGTTACTATATTTTTTGTCATTCAGCTATTGGCGGTACCAACCGCTTATGGGCAGGGTGTGAATATAGGTGGGCCGGCAAAAGCTCCTCAGGAAAACACAGACTTTGAGCTAGCACAGGAGTATTATGTGAATGAAGAGTATGAAAAGGTTCTGAATTATCTTGATAAGCTTCCTGCTAATTTTCGTATAAATCAAGTTTATGAACTAAAGCTTGGCTGCTACCTTGAGCTTTTGGAGTACGATAAAGCTGAGAAACTTATAAAGTCAGAGGTAAAGAATTCCAGAAATAAAAAGGCTGAATACCAAGCAGATTTGTTGATGGTTTACCAAAAGCAGCAAAAGCAATCCAAAGCTGATAAGTTGGTGGACGAAGTGCTGCAGGAGGTAGAAGAGCGACCAGCAATGGCTTATAGTTACGCTAATGCTTTCCAAAAGAAAGGATATCCACAAATAGCTTTGGCAGTATATGAGGCTGGCGAGCGTCAAATGCCAAATGCTAATTATGATTATCAGAAAGCATTGCTTTATGGAGAGCTTGGTGACATCAAAAAAATGTACAGTATGTACGTAGAAATGGTGGAGCGAACGCCAAATTATCTGTCAACAGTAAAGCAATTGCTTGGCCGAGCGCTTCGAGAAGAAACGAGCATAGAAAATTCAGAATACCTCAAAACTGTACTTATTCAGAAGATTCAGGATGGTGGGGCTGAAACTATGAATGAGTTGCTGATTTTTGTTTTCATTCAGGAAAAAAACTTTAGTGGTGCATTCTTGCAATTAAAGGCTTTGGATAGAAGGACGCCCACAACCAAGGCGGGAATTTATAACCTTGGAAATGTGGCTCTCAACAATGAAGAGTACTCATTGGCCATCCGCATATTTGACTATGTAATAAAAGCTGGAGATAGGTATCCCTTTTATGAGCAAGCCCTCATTGGAAAATTGAAAGCCCAAAGTTTGAAGCTTGAAGAAGATGGTGTTACTGAGATTGCTGGTTGGAAGGAGCTTCAAAAGGAATATTTTAAAACCATTGAAACCCTAAAAGGACTTCCGGATGTGGGACCTCTAACGATTGATATGGCACACCTCACAGCTTTTAAGCTAAATGAAACAGACACGGCAGCAGGTATGTTGCGGAAGCTGATTTCTACAGGCTTTATTAGTAAAGAAGATGTGGCTAGAGCAAAAATTGAACTAGGTGATATTTTGCTTTATAATGGTGATAGATATGAGGCTATACTTCTGTATGGTCAAGCCGAAAAGGCTTTTGAGCAATCTCCTATCGGGCAAGAGGCTAAGTTTAAAAGAGCAAAGGCCGCTTATTATGTGGGCGATTTTTTATGGGCTCAGGGAATTTTTGATGCTTTGAAAGCTTCCACTTCTAAGCTTATTGCAAATGATGCCATGCGTTACTCTTTACTCATTAATGACAACATTGCTCTAGATACCAATATGGAAGCCATGGAAATGTATGCCAAGGCTGACTTGATGAATTACCAGGGAAAACGCGACTCGGCACTGCGCTTGTTGGATATGATGGAAATTGCTTTTCCCGGACACGGTATACAGGATGAAGTACTATTTTTAAAAGCGCAGATTTTGACAGATCAAAAGAAATATGATGAAGCTGCAAGTGCTTATCAGCAGTTGATAGATTTATATACTAAGGATATTTTGGCTGATGATGCCATGTATGCCTTGGCCGATCTTTATCTTGAAAAATTAAACAAGCGCACAGAGGCCATGGATCTCTATCAAAAAATATTCACAGACCATCCGGATAGCTTTTTTGCGCCTGACGCAAGGAAAAAATACCGCGAGATGCGCGGTGATGCGGTTATCAATTAG